GCGCGGCTCAGAGGGATAGACGAGGGCGACCGCTGCGCACAATCGGTTGTTTGGAGAAACGCAGCGTGGCGAGGCGCCGGGCGGCTGATCGCGTGGGCCGGGCGCTTGGACGGCCTGGTCGCGCTTCGATCGTCATTCTGGCGGACACGAGGATCTCCACGGCGTAAGCGCCGGCGCATGCCCTGGCGCCGCGCCTCTTCCGCGCGGAGATCCCAGCTTGCGCTGGGATGCCGTGTTTGGGGTTCCGGCTTGTTGCCGAACGCGGGGCGGCGCCGACCCGGGCGCCGCGCGCTGCCGTCCTGAGATTGCCGGCTTCGCTGGGATGCCGATGGGGGCGGGGTACGTCCTCGCTCCGTTGGCCGCCCACCACTCCCAACCCCGCCACCCCCTCGTCATCCCAGCCAAAGCTGGGATCTCTCTGAGGGTACACGCCGGCGCAAATGAAGAACCACCGCGCCTCCTCCGCGCGGAGATCCCAGCTTGCGCTGGGATGACGGGGAGAGAAAGGATCGCTCGCGGCGCCCGGCTTTCGCCGCCCTCGCGACATTGGGTGCGGCGGGCGCTAAGGATCCGGCATCGACAATCGCCGAGGAGGCCGCGTGTCCGTGTTGCCGACGATCGCTCCGGCCAGTGCCCCGGTTCGGGCGGGCGACGCGCCCCTGCTCGCCCGGCTGCGTGCGATCGTCGGCCCCCGCCATGTTCTGACCGGCAGTGCAACCCGCCGCTACGCCACCGGTTATCGCATCGGGAGTGGGCCCGCCGCGGCCGTGGTGCGGCCCGGCAGCCTCGTCGAGATGTGGCAGGCCCTGAACGCCTGCATCGCCGCCGACCATATCGTCATTGCCCAGGCGGCCAATACCGGTCTGACCGGCGGGTCGACGCCCGACGGAAGCTATGACCGGCCGGTCATCATCCTCAGCACGGGGCGGATCGGCGGCGCCTGGCTGCTGCGCGGCGGCCAACAGGTGGTCGCGCTCGCCGGGACGACGCTCGACACGCTCGAGCACATGCTGGCGCCGCTTGGGCGCGAGCCGCATTCGGTGATCGGCTCGTCCTGCCTCGGCGCCTCGGTGGTCGGCGGGATCTGCAACAATTCGGGCGGCGCGCTGGTCCGGCGCGGCCCGGCCTATACCGAATATGCGCTCTACGCGCGGGTCGAGGCGGACGGCAATGTGCGGCTGTGCAACCGGCTCGGGCTGCGGCTCGGCGACGGCCCCGAAGACTTGCTTGGCCGGCTCGACCGCGGCGAGATCGGCGACGGCGACATCGACGCCGACGATCGCGCCGCCTCGGCCGCCGGCTACGAAGCGGAGGTCCGCGCCGTGGATGCGCCGAGTGCGGCGCGGTTCAACGCCGATCCGCGGCGGCTGTTCGAGGCGTCGGGCAGCGCCGGCCGCATCGTCGTGTTCGCGGTGCGGCTCGACACCTTTCCGCGCGAGGACGCGACCGCGACCTTCTACGTCGGCAGCAACGATCCGGCCGATCTCACCCTCCTCCGCCGCCGGATCCTCGCCGAAGGCAGCGTCCTGCCGGTCTCCGGCGAATATCTGCACCGCGACGCGTTCGACGTCGCCGACATCTATGGAAAAGACGTGTTCCTGGCGGTGCGCTGGCTCGGCACCAAGCGGCTGGGACGGCTGTTCGCAGCCAAGGCGGCGGTCGACCGTTTCGCGCGCTGGGCGGGATGGCTGCCCGACACGCTCTCCGACCGCCTCGCTCAGGCGGCAAGCCGGCTGTTCCCCGATCATCTGCCGCCACGGCTGCGGACCTGGCGCGACAAGTTCGAACATCATCTCATCCTCAAGGTGGCGGGCCGCGGCATCGACGAAACGCGGCGGCTGCTCGGCGAACTCTTCCCGAGCGGGGCCGGCGATGCGTTCGAATGTTCTTCGGCGGAAGCGTCGGCCGCCTTTCTCCACCGCTTCGCCATCGCCGGCGCGGCAATCCGCTATCGGGCAATGCACGAGGATGAGGTAGGCAGCCTGATCGCACTCGACGTCGCGCTCCGCCGCAACGACGATACGTGGCACGCGGCGGTCGAGCGGGGTGCGCCGATCGTCCGGACGCTCGCCTACGGCCATTTCTTCTGCCACGTCTTCCATCTCGATTATCTGGTGGCGAAGGGCGCCTATCCGGCCGCGCTCGAGGCTGCGATGCTGGCGCGGCTCGACGCGCGCGGCGCCGAATATCCCGCCGAGCACAATGTCGGCCACCATTATGCCGCCAAGCCGGCGCTCGCCGCGCATTATCGGGCGCTCGATCCGGGCAATCGGCTCAATCCCGGGATCGGCGGCACGAGCCGGGCGCGGGGGTGGGGGGTCGAGGATTTGGAGGGGGCGGGCGGGTGAGGGAGCGGTGCTCGCGTATCCCATTGCTCCGCCAACTCTTCCGACCCACGCCATGCCGTTCGGGCTGAGCCTGTCGAAGCCCTCCCCTTCCACATTGAGAAGAAAGGAAAAAGGAGGGCTTCGACAAGCTCAGCCCGAACGGGAAGAGGGCGTGTCTGGTGGTCGAAGGTCATGACCTGCGCTTCGACAGGGCCTTCGACTTCGCTCAGGAGAGCCTCAGCCCGAAAGGGTGGAGGGGCGCATGACTTTCGACCAGCCCTTCGACTTCGCTCAGTTTCAGCCCGAACGGATCGAGGGGGCAGGGGCCTGATCAACATGGCCTGACCAATGGCCCGCGCGCGAGCGCGGGCCATGGGCTTACATGCGGAAGGTGAGGCTGCCGAGGAAGGTGCGGCCGTTCTTGTAGAAGGCCGAGGGGCGGTCGCGAGTGCCGCTATACTGGAGGTAGGTCTCGTCGAGCAGGTTCTGCGCGTTGACGGTCAGGGTGACATTGTCGTTGACCTTGAACGCCGCCGACAGATCGAGCTGGTGGTAGGGGGCGACCATCTCCTGCGAGCCGAGGCGGCCGATCGTGCGGAAGTAGGAAGAGCGGTAATTGTAGCTCAGCCGCGCCTGGAACGGGCCCTTCTCGAAATAGGGGATGATGTTGACGCTGTGCTTCGAGAGATAGGGCAGGTTGAGAATCTCGGTGGTGTCGAGATCGGTCGAGGTGCTGCTGTCCTGATAGGCGTAATTGGCCTGGATGCCGAAGCCGCCCCAGATCTCGGCCTGACCGTTGAGCAGGATGCCGTTGACCTTGGCCTTGCCGCCGTTGATCGGCTGCGAGACGCTGTAGCGGTTTTCGAGCCGGCCGGTGAGCGAGTTGAACAGGGTCACCCCCTCGCGGCGCGTGGTGATGATGTAGTTCGAAATATCGCGGCGATAGAGCTCGACCGACAGCAGCGCGCCGGGGCGCGGATAATATTCGGCGGTGACTTCGTAATTGGTGGATTCGTAGGGCTTGAGATTGGGGTTGCCGCCGCCGGCATCGAAGGTGATGTCGTTCTGGGTGATCGACGCCGCCAGATCCTGGTAGCGCGGCCGCGAGATCACCTTGGCGACGGCACCGCGGACGATCAGCTTCGGATTGATCTCGTAGGCGAGGTTGAGCGTCGGCAGGAACTTCAGATAATCGGTGCTGGTCGTGGTCGGCACCGGCCGCGGATTGGGATCGGCCGGAGTCGGCAGGGTCAGCGCGTAGAAGGACTCGTCCCTGGTGTAGACGAGGCGGCCGCCGATATTGCCGCGCAGGCCGCCCCGTTCGAAGTCGAACTGAACATAGCTAGCCGCCACCCGCTCCTTGACCCGGGTCGAGGCACCGATCTTGTCGGCGAGCGGCGAGTTGATCGCGTTAGCCAGGATGTCGATCACCGATTGCTCGGGCAGGTTGAGATATTGGGTGGCGCTGCCGCTGGCGCCGGTACCGCTGAACACGCCGCCGGGGGTGGCGAGCGTCTCGACGCCGAGCTGCGAGCCGAGCAGGGACTGCTGCAGGTAGGTGTTGACGCCGCGTGCATCGACCCGGTTGACGTGATCGGTGTAGCGAACGCCGGTGCGGAACTGGGTGAAGAAGCCGCCGATCGGCACCACCGCGTCGAAGCCGCCGAAGGCATCGCGATCGGTGGTGACGCTGTAATCGAGGCCGCCGATCTGGGCCGCCACCAGAGGCACGCCGCCCACAAGCACCGGGCTGCCCTCGATCGTCGCCGGATTGTTGTTGGGGTTGGTGAAGTAATTGGCCGGATCGGTGAGATCGCCGGTGAAATTGACTTCGGCTGAATTGGGCGTGATCGAATAGCTGAACGGCAGCCGGGTCTGGACGTTGAACAGATATTCGGGATTGCGGCCGCCGGTGGCCTTGCTCCAGCCGGCGGCGACCGAGAAGGTGGCGCCGCCCTCGCCCTCCCAATCGGCGTAGAGATTGACGTTGTCGGTCTTGAGCTTGGTGTGGCGGACGAGCGTGTCGAGCTGGGCGCTCTGGCCGTTGGCGGCGGCGAAGCTGGCGTCGGTGACGACGCCGTTGGCGATCGTCGCCGACTGGAGCACGTCGCCGGTCCAGGCGCCCGGGATGGTGTACATCGACTGGCTGTAATTGTTGTAATTGCCGTCGATGTGGAGGCCCTGCAGCGTGAGGGTCAGTTCGCTGGTCGGCTTGGCCTGGAGAGTGGCGGCGATGCTCGCGCGCTCGCGCTTCTGCTGAAAATAAGCGTAGTTGATGCCGAAGGGCGAGGCGGCCTTGTCGAGATCGGCAACGGTACCGCCGGTGATCACCGCATTGGGATTCTTGAGCACGCGCTCGCCGGCGGCGTTGGTGGTGAGGAACGGACTGCCCGTTCCGTTGGCATTGTCGTAGCCGAAGAATTCGACTCCCGAGCGCACCATCTGCTGCTTGTCGTAAGTGCCGGCGATCAGGAAGCCGAGCGTTTCGGCCTCGTTGCGCCAGCTGTAGAGGCCGGAGCCGCGGACGCTGCCTTTCTCGGCGCGATCATTGTAGGAATAGCCGGCGGAGGCGAAGACGGAGTTTGCGTCGAGCTCGAGCGGGCGGCGCGTGCGGACGATGACGGTGCCGCCGAGGCTCCCTTCCTCGATACGGGCTTCCGGCGACTTGTAGACCTCGAGCCGGTCGACGAGTTCCGGCGCGAGCAGGGAATAGTTGAATGTGCGGCTGCTCGGATCGTTGTCGTTGCCGCCCCAGTCGGCCGACGCGAGCCCGTGACCGTCGAGCAGCATGCGGTTGAGCGCGGGATCGGTGCCGAGGATCGCGACCTTCTCGCCTTCCCCGAAGCGGCGATCGATCGAGACGCCGGGGATGTGAGACAGCGACTCGGCGACGTTGCGGTCGGGGAACTTGCCGATGTCCTCGGCCGAAATCGCGTCGACGACGGCATTGGCGTTGCGCTTGATGGCAATCGACTGGCGCAGCGAGCCCGCATAGCCGGTGACGACGATCTCCTCCTCGCCGGTGCCGGTGCCGGTATCAGTCGCCGCGTCGGTTTCGTCGGTGGGTGCTTCCGCCGGTAGTTGGGCATTGGCCACGCCGGCAACGCCGACCAGAGCCGAAGAGAGTAGAATGATGTGACGCAGACGCATAAGCCGACCTTCCCTGAACACACGCGAAGGCGCGCTGCCGACCGGCGACACGCACGACGCGAACGCGCGGCGCTTAGGGCGACGGTTACGGATAGTATACGATTTGAATGAACCGATGCGCCGAGGCGAGGCATCGCGCTGCTGAGTTGCGGAACAAGATTATTCGGGCATCGACGATCCGCCTTCCAGAAACGCCTTCATGCATTGCAGTCCGGCGCCCATCATCGGATCGATCCGCGCGGCGAAGGCGGCGGGCAGCACGTCGGCGGTCCAGGTGACGCGCGATCCGCCAGGCGCTGCGAAGATCTGCAATGCGCCATTGTGGTGCTCGACGCCGAGCACGCTCCACACCAGCCGGCGGCGTTCGTCATCGATCGAGACGATCACCTCGTCCGCGACGGTGCCGCTCGCGAAGGTGACCCGGCGAGTCGGTGTGACGGTGTCGGCGAGCATCTGGGTGTCCGTTACGAAAGCAGGTACCAGCCGGGTGTGGAGCGCGCCGACATCGCGCGCGGCCTCCCAGACCGCCGCGGGTCGGCGAGCGATGGTGATCTCGTGATGGACTGTCGGCATCTGTTGTCTCCTCAGGTCGAGAGCGGAGAATAGCGGGAGAGGGTGACCTGGGCTGGCCGAAATCGGACCTGGTCAAAGCCGTGCCGGTGACCCCGGATCGCCGGGAGCGTAGAAGAGCTTCATGGCCCCGCCCGCCCACAGCCTTCCGGACCTGAGCTTCGAGCAATGCGAGCGTGTCCGCTACGCCCGCGATCCGGCTTATGATGGCCGGTTGTTCATCGGCGTGACCTCGACCCGCATCTATTGCCGGCCGATCTGCCCGGTGCGCCAACCGCTCAGCCGAAACGTCGTCTACCTACCCAGCGCAGCGGCAGCGGAAGCGGCGGGCTTTCGCCCGTGCCTGCGCTGCCGTCCTGAGACGGCGCCGCACTCGCCGGCCTGGAACGGGGCGCGGGCGACGGTCGGGCGGGCTCTGCGGCTGATCGAGGAGGGCGCCCTCGACGGCGAGCAGACCAGGGTCGAGCAGCTTGCCGAGCGGCTCGGCATCGGTGCCCGCCATCTCGCGCGCCTGTTCCGCCGCTATCTCCAGACCACGCCGACGGCTGCGGCACGGACAGCCCGGGTGCAGCGGGCGAAACGGCTGATCGACGGTTCCGATCTGCCGATGACGGAGATCGCGCACCGCGCCGGCTTCAACAGCCTGCGCGCCTTCAACACCGCGATGCTGGCCGTCTATCGGATGCCGCCGAGCCGGTTGCGACGGGCGCGAGGAACCGGGAACGCTGCATCGACCTCGTCAGGCCGTCCGCCCGGAATCGGGCGGACGGCTGAGGATCAGGCGAGGGCGAGCTCGACCTCGATATTGCCGCGCACCGCCTTGGAATAGGGGCAGATCAGATCGGCGGCTTCGATCAGTTCCTGGGCGGTCTCTCGATCCAGCCCGGGGACGCTGATGTCGAGCCGGGCGCGCAGGAAGAAGCCGTCGGCGCCCTGCAGCAGATCGAGTTCGGCATCGACTTCCGGAGTCTCGGGAAGGCGGATCTTGCGCTGGCCGGCAGCGACTCCGAGCGCACCGAGGAAGCAGGCGGACCAGGCGGCGGCGAACAGATGCTCCGCGGCGGGGTGCGGTGCCGGCAGCGGGAGATCCAGCGTGCCGTCGGTGCTGCGCGCGCTGCCGTTGCTGCCGCCGACGACGTGGGCGCCACCGGTGAAGAGGATCTTGTCAGTCATGTCCTAGTCCTTTCGCGAGAGAAGTATCGTGTCCGTTTCAATCGGATGCGATGTAATTAGGTTGGCGGTTGATGCTCGTCAACCCCTTCCGATTCAATCGCATGCGATTTATATCGGCGTTGAAAGAAGAGGTGATCATGCCCAAGACTGCCGCCAAGAGGCCCGACGACGACCCCGGCTCCGGGACGCCGCCGACGCGGGGCGCCGAGATCCGGAGCCTGTCCAACTTCCTGTGCTTCGCGGTCTATTCGGCGAACCTCGCCTTCGGTCGCGCCTACAAGCCGGTGCTCGATCCGCTGGGCCTCACCTACACCCAGTATATCGCGCTGGTCGCGCTCGCGCAGGAGGACAACCAGACGGTGAGCACGCTCGGCGAGAAGCTGTTCCTCGAATCGAACACGCTCACTCCTATCCTCAAGAAGCTGGAGAGCCTCGGCTTTCTCGAGCGCCGCCGCGATCCCGCCGACGAGCGGCAGGTGCGGATGCGCCTGACGCTCGCCGGGCGGCAACTGCTCGAAAGCGATCCGGGACTGGCCGTCGCCGAGGCGGCCGACCTCGGCGAGGAGCTGGGCGAGCTGCAGCAGGCGGTCGCGGCTCTCCGGGACAAGCTGCTCCGCGTGGGCAAGGCGGCGCGTTAGCCGCAGGGGCGATGCTGCACTGCCGCAAGAATGCGCGCCGGCGCCGAAGCCTTCGGGAACCGGCAGGCATCGTCCGCCGTTCCGACGCCTGATCCCGCCGCCGTCCTGGCGCGTGGGCAGTCGCGTGCCAGTCTCAGTCTCGTGAAGGAATGCCCTTGAACCGCCTGCCGGACCGCCTGGAAAGCGGTTCTCCCTATCCGCTCGGGGCCACGTTCGACGGCCTCGGCGTCAATTTCGCCGTCTTCTCCGCCCATGCCGACGCGATCGAGCTTTGCCTGTTCGATCCCTCGGGCAAGCGCGAGGTCGCCCGCTACCCGCTGCCGGAAGTGACCGACGAAGTGTTCCACGGCTACCTGCCGGAGGCACGGCCGGGCCTGCTCTACGGCTACCGCGCCACCGGCCCTTACGCGCCTGAGCAGGGACACCGTTTCAACCCCAACAAATTGCTGCTCGATCCTTACGCCCGCCGCCTCCATGGCCAGGTCCGCTGGACCGACGCGCTTCACGGTTACCGGGTGCGCTCGCGCAAAGCGGACCTCTCGTTCGACACGCGCGACAGCGCGCCTGCGATGCCGAAAGGCGTGGTCACCGCCGACGTGTTCGACTGGAGCGGCGACGTCCGGCCGAACACGCCCTGGTCGAAGACCGTGATCTACGAAGCCCATGTCCGCGGCCTCACCCGGCTGATGGAGGAGGTGCCGCCGGAGGAACGCGGCACCTTCGCCGCACTCGCCCATCCGCGGGTGATCGAGCATCTGAAGCGGCTCGGCGTCACCGCGCTCGAGCTGATGCCGATCCACGCCTTCGTCAAGGATCGCTTCCTGGTCGAAAAGGGGCTGACCAATTACTGGGGCTACAACACCCTGTCCTTCTTCGCGCCGGAGCCGCTTTACGGCGCCCGAGGCCAGAGCGTGGAGGCGAGCCACGACGATCTGCGGATCGCCATCCGCCGGCTGCACGCCGCCGGCATCGAGGTGATCCTGGACGTCGTCTACAACCATACCTGCGAGGGCAGCGAACTCGGCCAGACGATGAGCCTGCGCGGGCTCGACAACGCCTCATATTACC
The nucleotide sequence above comes from Sphingosinicella sp. BN140058. Encoded proteins:
- a CDS encoding Ada metal-binding domain-containing protein, with the protein product MAPPAHSLPDLSFEQCERVRYARDPAYDGRLFIGVTSTRIYCRPICPVRQPLSRNVVYLPSAAAAEAAGFRPCLRCRPETAPHSPAWNGARATVGRALRLIEEGALDGEQTRVEQLAERLGIGARHLARLFRRYLQTTPTAAARTARVQRAKRLIDGSDLPMTEIAHRAGFNSLRAFNTAMLAVYRMPPSRLRRARGTGNAASTSSGRPPGIGRTAEDQARASSTSILPRTALE
- a CDS encoding MarR family winged helix-turn-helix transcriptional regulator, with product MLVNPFRFNRMRFISALKEEVIMPKTAAKRPDDDPGSGTPPTRGAEIRSLSNFLCFAVYSANLAFGRAYKPVLDPLGLTYTQYIALVALAQEDNQTVSTLGEKLFLESNTLTPILKKLESLGFLERRRDPADERQVRMRLTLAGRQLLESDPGLAVAEAADLGEELGELQQAVAALRDKLLRVGKAAR
- the dld gene encoding D-lactate dehydrogenase, translated to MPTIAPASAPVRAGDAPLLARLRAIVGPRHVLTGSATRRYATGYRIGSGPAAAVVRPGSLVEMWQALNACIAADHIVIAQAANTGLTGGSTPDGSYDRPVIILSTGRIGGAWLLRGGQQVVALAGTTLDTLEHMLAPLGREPHSVIGSSCLGASVVGGICNNSGGALVRRGPAYTEYALYARVEADGNVRLCNRLGLRLGDGPEDLLGRLDRGEIGDGDIDADDRAASAAGYEAEVRAVDAPSAARFNADPRRLFEASGSAGRIVVFAVRLDTFPREDATATFYVGSNDPADLTLLRRRILAEGSVLPVSGEYLHRDAFDVADIYGKDVFLAVRWLGTKRLGRLFAAKAAVDRFARWAGWLPDTLSDRLAQAASRLFPDHLPPRLRTWRDKFEHHLILKVAGRGIDETRRLLGELFPSGAGDAFECSSAEASAAFLHRFAIAGAAIRYRAMHEDEVGSLIALDVALRRNDDTWHAAVERGAPIVRTLAYGHFFCHVFHLDYLVAKGAYPAALEAAMLARLDARGAEYPAEHNVGHHYAAKPALAAHYRALDPGNRLNPGIGGTSRARGWGVEDLEGAGG
- a CDS encoding Ohr family peroxiredoxin translates to MTDKILFTGGAHVVGGSNGSARSTDGTLDLPLPAPHPAAEHLFAAAWSACFLGALGVAAGQRKIRLPETPEVDAELDLLQGADGFFLRARLDISVPGLDRETAQELIEAADLICPYSKAVRGNIEVELALA
- a CDS encoding SRPBCC family protein, whose protein sequence is MPTVHHEITIARRPAAVWEAARDVGALHTRLVPAFVTDTQMLADTVTPTRRVTFASGTVADEVIVSIDDERRRLVWSVLGVEHHNGALQIFAAPGGSRVTWTADVLPAAFAARIDPMMGAGLQCMKAFLEGGSSMPE
- a CDS encoding TonB-dependent receptor, whose product is MRLRHIILLSSALVGVAGVANAQLPAEAPTDETDAATDTGTGTGEEEIVVTGYAGSLRQSIAIKRNANAVVDAISAEDIGKFPDRNVAESLSHIPGVSIDRRFGEGEKVAILGTDPALNRMLLDGHGLASADWGGNDNDPSSRTFNYSLLAPELVDRLEVYKSPEARIEEGSLGGTVIVRTRRPLELDANSVFASAGYSYNDRAEKGSVRGSGLYSWRNEAETLGFLIAGTYDKQQMVRSGVEFFGYDNANGTGSPFLTTNAAGERVLKNPNAVITGGTVADLDKAASPFGINYAYFQQKRERASIAATLQAKPTSELTLTLQGLHIDGNYNNYSQSMYTIPGAWTGDVLQSATIANGVVTDASFAAANGQSAQLDTLVRHTKLKTDNVNLYADWEGEGGATFSVAAGWSKATGGRNPEYLFNVQTRLPFSYSITPNSAEVNFTGDLTDPANYFTNPNNNPATIEGSPVLVGGVPLVAAQIGGLDYSVTTDRDAFGGFDAVVPIGGFFTQFRTGVRYTDHVNRVDARGVNTYLQQSLLGSQLGVETLATPGGVFSGTGASGSATQYLNLPEQSVIDILANAINSPLADKIGASTRVKERVAASYVQFDFERGGLRGNIGGRLVYTRDESFYALTLPTPADPNPRPVPTTTSTDYLKFLPTLNLAYEINPKLIVRGAVAKVISRPRYQDLAASITQNDITFDAGGGNPNLKPYESTNYEVTAEYYPRPGALLSVELYRRDISNYIITTRREGVTLFNSLTGRLENRYSVSQPINGGKAKVNGILLNGQAEIWGGFGIQANYAYQDSSTSTDLDTTEILNLPYLSKHSVNIIPYFEKGPFQARLSYNYRSSYFRTIGRLGSQEMVAPYHQLDLSAAFKVNDNVTLTVNAQNLLDETYLQYSGTRDRPSAFYKNGRTFLGSLTFRM